In Chaetodon trifascialis isolate fChaTrf1 chromosome 23, fChaTrf1.hap1, whole genome shotgun sequence, the following proteins share a genomic window:
- the rab1ba gene encoding zRAB1B, member RAS oncogene family a — protein MNPEYDYLFKLLLIGDSGVGKSCLLLRFADDTYTESYISTIGVDFKIRTIELDGKTIKLQIWDTAGQERFRTITSSYYRGAHGIIVVYDVTDQESYNNVKQWLQEIDRYASENVNKLLVGNKCDLTTKKVVDYTTAKEFADSLAIPFLETSAKNATNVEQAFMTMAAEIKKRMGPGATASGDKPNLKIESTPVRQSGGGCC, from the exons ATGAATCCCGAATA TGACTATTTGTTCAAACTCCTACTCATTGGAGACTCTGGAGTAGGAAAGTCCTGTCTTCTGCTGCGCTTTGCT gaTGACACCTACACAGAGAGCTACATCAGCACCATTGGAGTGGACTTTAAGATCCGCACCATTGAGCTGGATGGCAAGACCATCAAACTGCAGatt tgGGACACTGCAGGTCAAGAGAGGTTTCGTACCATCACTTCCAGTTACTATCGCGGAGCCCACGGCATCATAGTTGTATACGATGTGACAGATCAG GAGTCCTATAACAACGTCAAGCAGTGGCTTCAGGAAATTGACCGATACGCCAGTGAAAATGTTAACAAGCTTCTGGTGGGCAACAAGTGTGACCTGACCACGAAGAAAGTAGTGGACTACACAACAGCCAAG GAGTTTGCTGACTCTTTGGCCATCCCGTTCCTGGAGACGAGCGCGAAGAACGCCACCAATGTAGAGCAGGCTTTCATGACCATGGCTGCAGAAATCAAGAAGCGCATGGGCCCTGGGGCCACAGCTAGTGGCGACAAGCCCAACTTAAAAATTGAGAGCACCCCTGTCAGGCAGTCTGGAGGGGGCTGCTGTTAA
- the LOC139351158 gene encoding tyrosine-protein kinase receptor TYRO3, whose product MLWCVWSTLILLWICMWEAGCNIQYQAQEEEIFHSDKQTRLGWKSDPPTEWDEIQVSVGTQSPVPVLQACGRYITRTLLSQWIERKDAHYLLMDITFAQEEEPSGQLSPLQVHLFDLDVPMTRFHNSWTVQDLQTDKPFSGTFHPQQILSHQNRSLALSLGSVSRSGFQVAFSYSGTCVLVTSIRLYYRRCTDIVDHLVLFKGTGAGSGPLMGSCVKGAVEVSPPVRECHVDGVWGPLLGGCTCEPGHQVMDDTCQACRIGFYKPSNETGGCRLCPLNSRTLGEGSEKCHCLQGFSRLPADPEDLGCTKPPSAPVNLTAYHPNDSVLIVTWDPPHDWGGRQEVTYHFKCEKKAEAGSQWGACGDDLVVLPDLVGLTSTSVNITGLNPQHDYRLSVQAWNDISTLQGAPPSSTATVTIHRWKVPPVVITVTPGLNISDHQITAAPQRHIRFSIWFTVGVLFGSLLLMAVIPIAVCVLRGNYTKLRSPDQEVELLPMNAEFSFRRPQEVEAAPQQANMVEGVAQLLEGLSGRLLASLKEVLVERNKLTLGKELGRGEYGSVYEGVFSPDEGGDIKVAVKTMRVGFHSQEDLHEFLREAEIMQNFDHKNVVKLLGVTLQREQDSPLPVPLVILPYMKHGDLRRFLIDTRYGDIPMFVPHQSLLRFMIDIAAGMDYLSSQGFLHRDLAARNCMLGDDLRVCVADFGLSKKIYSSNYYRQKVAIRVPIKWMAMESLSESVYTIKSDVWAFGVTMWEIVSRGRTPYPGVHNHELLELLLSGHRLKPPEDCDHKLYEVMWSCWDKEPTRRPGFRELGQTLKGLLLELPALEASQEASYINQVLEVAAAAATSQDPQTDSAGRLENVYLPSPVGAAAAREEDVEVEDGYLKCLTSSADKGDNTSGDDTLF is encoded by the exons ATGCTGTGGTGTGTCTGGTCTACTTTAATCCTGTTGTGGATCTGTATGTGGGAAGCTGGTTGTAACATACAATATCAAGCACAGGAGG AGGAGATTTTCCACTCTGACAAACAGACCAGACTAGGATGGAAGTCTGACCCACCCACAGAA TGGGATGAGATCCAGGTGAGTGTGGGAACACAGAGTCCAGTGCCTGTGCTCCAAGCTTGTGGAAGATACATAACAAGAACTCTTTTAAGCCAGTGGATTGAGCGTAAAGATGCCCACTATCTGCTGATGGATATTACATTTGCCCAAGAAGAGGAGCCATCTGGTCAGCTCAGCCCACTACAAGTTCACCTTTTTGACTTAGATGTACCCATGACAAGATTTCACAATAGTTGGACTGTCCAGGACCTCCAGACCGACAAGCCATTTTCTGGCACATTCCATCCACAGCAAATATTGAGCCACCAAAACCGCAGCCTTGCTCTGAGCCTGGGCTCTGTTAGCCGCAGCGGCTTCCAGGTCGCCTTCTCCTACTCAGGAACATGTGTGCTGGTAACATCCATCAGATTGTACTACAGGAGGTGCACTGACATCGTGGATCACCTGGTCTTGTTTAAGGGGACAGGGGCTGGGTCAGGTCCTCTGATGGGTTCCTGTGTGAAGGGAGCCGTGGAGGTTTCTCCACCTGTTAGAGAATGTCATGTAGATGGAGTATGGGGTCCACTGCTGGGGGGATGTACCTGTGAGCCTGGGCATCAAGTCATGGATGATACCTGTCAAG CATGTAGGATAGGCTTCTATAAACCATCCAATGAGACTGGAGGATGCCGACTGTGCCCACTGAATAGCAGGACACTTGGGGAGGGATCAGAGAAGTGCCACTGTCTACAAGGCTTCAGCCGTCTACCAGCAGACCCCGAAGACCTCGGCTGCACCA AGCCACCCTCTGCTCCTGTTAATCTAACAGCGTATCATCCTAATGACTCTGTGCTGATAGTGACGTGGGATCCTCCTCATGACTGGGGAGGCCGACAGGAAGTAACATATCACTTCAAGTGTGAGAAGAAAGCAGAGGCTGGGAGTCAGTGGGGGGCATGTGGTGACGACTTGGTTGTCCTGCCAGACTTAGTGGGGCTGACCAGCACATCAGTCAACATCACCGGACTGAACCCACAGCATGACTATAGACTGTCAGTGCAAGCCTGGAATGATATATCCACCTTGCAGGGGGCGCCACCTTCATCCACTGCCACGGTTACTATTCATAGAT GGAAAGTTCCACCTGTGGTGATCACTGTGACACCAGGATTAAACATCTCAGATCATCAGAtaacagcagctcctcagcgCCACATTCGCTTCTCCATATGGTTTACAGTTGGTGTTTTATTTGGCAGCCTGCTGCTCATGGCTGTAATCCCaattgctgtgtgtgtcctgcgTGGCAACTACACTAAACTCAG GTCTCCTGACCAGGAAGTAGAACTTTTGCCAATGAATGCTGAATTTTCCTTCAGACGTCcgcaggaggtggaggctgcACCCCAGCAAGCCAACA TGGTTGAAGGTGTGGCCCAGCTGTTGGAGGGGCTCAGTGGCAGGCTGCTGGCCAGTCTAAAGGAGGTCCTGGTCGAGAGAAACAAGCTCACCCTGGGCAAGGAGCTTGGCAGAG GAGAGTATGGCTCAGTCTATGAAGGTGTCTTCTCCCCAGATGAAGGCGGGGACATCAAGGTGGCTGTGAAGACCATGAGAG TTGGATTCCACAGCCAGGAAGACTTGCATGAGTTtctgagagaggcagagatcaTGCAGAACTTTGATCATAAAAATGTGGTCAAACTGCTTG ggGTCACtttacagagagagcaggactCTCCTCTGCCTGTTCCTCTGGTCATCCTACCCTACATGAAGCATGGAGACCTGCGCCGCTTCCTCATTGACACGCGCTATGGCGATATTCCTATG TTTGTGCCCCATCAGAGTCTCCTGCGCTTCATGATTGACATTGCAGCAGGGATGGACTATCTGAGCTCGCAGGGGTTCCTGCATAGAGACCTGGCTGCACGCAACTGCAT GCTGGGTGATGACCTTAGGGTGTGCGTGGCTGACTTCGGCCTGTCCAAGAAAATCTACAGCAGCAATTATTATCGTCAAAAAGTAGCTATCCGTGTGCCAATCAAGTGGATGGCCATGGAGAGTTTGTCTGAGTCTGTCTACACCATCAAAAGTGACGTG TGGGCATTCGGGGTGACCATGTGGGAGATTGTGTCCCGGGGAAGGACTCCATATCCTGGAGTCCACAACCATgaactgctggagctgctgctgtctggacaCAGGCTCAAACCACCTGAGGACTGTGATCACAAACT TTATGAAGTCATGTGGAGCTGCTGGGATAAGGAGCCGACCCGCAGGCCTGGCTTCAGGGAACTGGGCCAGACACTGAAAGGTCTTCTGTTGGAGCTTCCGGCGCTGGAGGCCAGCCAGGAGGCCAGCTACATCAACCAGGTCCTGgaggtggctgctgctgcagctaccTCTCAGGATCCACAGACAGACTCTGCGGGAAGATTGGAAAATGTCTACCTACCTTCTCCTGTGGGTGCGGCTGCAGCCAGAGAAGAGGATGTGGAAGTAGAGGATGGCTACCTTAAGTGTCTTACTAGCTCAGCTGATAAAGGGGATAACACATCAGGGGATGATAcacttttttaa